CTCGACCTGTGGGGGGACCTCCACGGCACCGAGTGGGAGGACATCCTCCACATCGCCCGCGAGGAAGGACTGACGCCGGCGTTCGAGATTCCCGGCATCCGTGCCGAACCCGAATTTCTGGAGTTCCTCGACGAGGGCGCCGCCGACTTCTGTAACATCAACGAGTTCGAGATGTCCGACGGCAACTACCGCCGGATGCAGGCGGAGGGCTACGACCTCCGCGAGGGCCACATGAGCGCCGTCGAGTCGCCCAAAGAGGAGATTCTCGACGTGATGGGCGACCACGACCGGGTCTACTTCTGTACCTCGGTGTTCAAAGACGCCGCCCAGCACCGCCGTCGCCTGAAGCGGATGGCCCGGAAGATTCGTCGGGAGTTCGACGAGGTGACCGACGACGGCACCCTCGTCTACGGCAAGACGTGGGTCACCGAGGAGCGCCTGCGCGAACTCGGCGTGCCCGAGGAGTTCTACACCGTCAAATCCGACCACGTCGAACTCGCGTGGTGGCTCCTAGAGGAGATGGTCGACGAGGGCGACGTGGGCGAGGGCGAAATCGTCGAGCAGTATCCGACGGTCGACGGCACTGTGGTGGAACGGACGCCGCTGGCGTAGGTTTTGGTCCAGCTTTTGCGAGCGAGGGAAGCGAGCGAGTAAAAGGTGGGAGTAGCGAGTAGCGCGGCACCGGTAGACTCCGATCCCCGGCCGCTCAGTCCGCCAGTTGCTTCCGCACCGCCGCCAGTTTCGGCTGGAACTTGTCGGTGCTCATGAGGTAGGCGAAGTAGAAGGCCATCGCGCCCACGAACGCCATCCACGCGCCGAGTTTGACCTGCCCGCTCTCGGCGGTGGCGAGCGCGAAGCGTTCGACGTAGAGACCGAACACGGAGAGCCCGACGCTCCCGACGCCGAACGCCAGGAGTTCGAGCAGTTGGGGGAGCAGTTCGAGGAGTGTGGTGGTCATGGGGTTCGCAGGTCGGCAGCGGTTGTGGCTCTTTCGGTTCGCCGAAGCGAAAGGCTCTTGCGTCGAGTCGGCCGATCCGAAGCCGATATGACCGGACGCTACGGCGACTTGGACTACCCGACGCTGGCGAAACGCGGGACGCTCCTCGGCCTCTGTCTGTTCGCGGTGGGCGCCGCGGGCGAACTCGGCGCCCACGCCATGGGTCTGCAACTCCCGGCGTGGGAGGCGACGTTGCTGTTCGACGCCGAAGTCCTCGGCGTCGCCCTCTTCTTGCTCTCGCCGCTCGTGTTCGGGGTTGCCCTCCCGCTGACGGAGTGAGGTCGGCGCCGATCCGGCAGCACCGTTCCGCAAACACCTTATATGCCGATTGCGCAAGTTTCCAACGATCAGTAGTATGCCGAGACCAGAGGTTCTCGAACGAATCAAGGCGGCCGAGGAGGAGGCCGAGGAGATCGTCGCGGAGGCGGAACGGGACCGCGACGATCGGATCGCGGAGGCGCGTGAGCGCGCCGACGAGATTCGCGCCGAGGCCGAGGAGGAGGCCGAGGAGATGGCCGAACGCCGCCTCGAGGAAGCCGAATCGGAGACCGAAGCCGAGGCGACGGAGCTTCGCGAGGAGGGGCAGGCGGCCCGCGAGGAACTCATCGCCCAGGCCGAGGCACAGATGGACGAGGCCGTCGAGTACGCCATCACACAGTTCGAGGAGGCGGTGCATGCTCAGACCTGAGCAAATGAGCAAGGTCTCGGTGACGGGATCGAAGGGAGTCATGGACGACGTCGTCGAGACGGTCCACGACTGCAACCTGCTCCACGTCACCGAGTACGACGGGTCCTGGGACGGCTTCCAACCGGGCAACCCGATCGACGGCGCCGAGACGGCCTCCGAGAAGTTGGTGACGGTCCGCTCCATCGAGAGCATCCTCGACGTCGACGCCGAGGACGCCGGCCCGACGCGCATCGTCACCGACGAGGCGTTGGAGGAGGAACTCGGCGAGATCCGGGAACGCGTCAACGAACTCGAGGATCGCCGCGACGAGATCCGCACGGAACTCGGCGACGTCGAGGAGCAGATAGCGGCCGTCGAGCCGTTCGCCACGCTCGGCATCGACCTGGATCTGCTCTCGGGCTACGACACGCTCGACGTGATCGTCGGCGAGGGCAAACGCGAGGCCGTCGAGCGCGCCGTCGTCGACGCCGACGGCATCGACGCCGTCGGGATATTCTCCGAGGACGACATCGTCGCGGTGTTCGCCCGCCCGGCGGAGACGGCGGACGACGACGTGCTCACCGACGCGCTGGTCGGCGTCGACTTCACCGCGCTGGAGGTGCCCGACGCCGAGGGCGCCCCGGAGGAGTACGTCACCGAGCTCGAACACCGACAACAGCAGCTCGAAAACAAACGCCGTACCGTCGAGAACGAACTGGAGGAAGTGAAACTCGACGCGGCCGGCTTCCTGCTGGCCGCCGAGGAGAAACTCTCGATAGACGTCCAGAAACGGGAGGCGCCGCTCTCTTTCGCGACGACCGACAACGCGTTCGTCGCGGAGGGGTGGATCCCGACCGAGGAGTACACCGACTTCGCGGCGGCCATCACCGACGCCGTCGGCGATCACGCCGAGGTCGAGGAGCTGGAGCGCGCGGCGTTCAAGTCCGACGGCAGCGAGGTCCACGAGGACGTCTCGGCCGGGAGCGCCGAGGGCACCGCGGCCACCGACGGCGGGGACGAGATCCGCGCCGACGGCGGCGGCAACGTCGTCATGCGCGACGACTCGCCGCCGGTCATCCCGAACAACCCCGGCGTCGTCAAGCCGTTCGAGATCCTGACCCAGGCCGTCAGCCGGCCGAAGTACGACGAGTTCGACCCCACGGTCGTGCTCTTCCTGACGTTCCCGGCCTTCTTCGGGTTCATGATCGGCGACTTGGGCTACGGCGCGCTCTACACCCTGATCGGGTACTACCTCTACTCCAACTTCGAGGGTGACGCGTTCAAGAGCATGGGCGGTGTCACGATCTTCGCCGGGCTGTTTACGATGCTCTTTGGCATCCTCTACGGCGAATTCTTCGGCCTGCACTTGATCGCGACGTACTTCTGGGAGGGTGCGCTCGGCCTCTCGCACCCGCCGATGGAGAAGGGCCTCTCGCCCGCAGGGCAGTCCTACGCCCTGACGTGGCTCGTCGTGAGCATCCTGGTGGGCATCCTCCACCTCAACGTGGGCTACGTCTTCGACTTCGTCGAGAACCTCGAACTCCACGACGCGAAACACGCGCTCTTCGAGAGCGGGTCGTGGATCCTGATGTTGAACGGGCTCTGGATCGCCATCCTCTCGCCCGACCTCGTCGGCGCCACGCCCGACTTCGTGTTCACCATCTTCGACGGCACGGGCGCCGCGCCGGAGGGCGCCGAGGCGATTCACGCCACCTACGCGCTCGGGTTCAACGGGTTCCCACAGATCGTCGGCTTGCTCGCCCTCGGGGCCTTCTTCCTGGGGTTGATCCTGCTCGTCGTGGGCGAACCCGTCGAGGCCATCGAGTTCCTGAACGTGCTGGTGAACGCGCTGTCGTACACCCGGATCGCCGCGGTGTTGCTGGCGAAGGCGGGGATGGCCTTCACGGTCAACCTGCTGTTCTTCGGCGTGTACGTCACCGGCGAGGGACCCGAAGCGGCGTTCCACTTCGGGCTCGGCCACATGCCCGAAGTCGGGTCGATGTACCACGGCCACGAAGTGACCGAGATCATGTTCGGCGGGCTGGTTCACTCCGGCCCGGCGATGCTGATCGTCGGCCTCCTCGTGCTCGTCCTCGGCCACGCGCTCGTCCTCGCGCTCGGCGTGACGAGCGCTGGCCTGCAGGCGGTGCGTCTCGAGTACGTGGAGTTCTTCGGGAAGTTCTACGGCGGCGGCGGTCGGGAGTACGAGCCGTTCGGCTACGAGCGGCGGTATACGACCGAAGACTGAGCGCCGCGGGGGCCTCCCCCCGTGATCCGCTCCCCCGTGTCACGCCGTACCGGACGACGACCCAGTAGACGCCGGTTTCGCTCCCGTATTCGGCAATTTTCGCGGATCGGTTTGGGAAGCTTTATGACGGTCGTAGAGGCAACTACGGGATGTTCGGAGACGACTAAACGGACTCCACACCACTATACACAATGTACGAACTCGCAACGCAGCTGGCATCCGTCGTACTGCAGGCAGAAGGGGCAGCGGCACCGGCCATTCCGCCCACCGCCGCCGCGGCACTGGCCGTCGGGCTGGCCGCATTCGGCGCGGGGTACGCCGAGCGCGGTATCGGCGCGGCCGCCGTCGGCGCCGTCGCCGAGGACCAGGATCTCTTCGTTCAGGGGCTGATTTTCACAGTCCTGCCGGAGACCCTCGTGATCCTCGCGCTGGTCGTCGTGTTCCTGGTCTGAACACACCCTCTCGCTTATCATGAGTTTAGAAACAGTTGCCGAGGACATTCGAGACGAGGCCCGCGCGCGTGCGGAGGACATCCGCGAAGAGGGCGAAGAGCGCGCCGAAGAGATCATCGCCGACGCCGAGGCCGACGCGGAGGAGATCCGCGAGGAGCGCGAGGCCGCGGTCGAACGCGAGATCGAACAGCGGCGCGAACAGGCGATCTCCAGCGCGAAACTCGAGGCCAAGCAGGCTCGGCTGGAGGCCCGCCGCGATGCGCTGGAAGAGGTCCGCGAGGAGGTCGAGGCCGCCATCGTCGACATCGACGGCGAGCGCCGCCGGTCACTGACCGAGACGCTCCTCGAGGCGGCCGCCGAGGAGTTCGAGGAGACGGAGTCGGTCTCCGTCTACGGTCGCGCGGACGATCAGGAACTGCTCGAAGACCTGCTCGATGGGTACGAGGGCTTCAGCGTCGCCGGCGAGCACGACTGCCTCGGCGGCGTCGTCGTCGAGAGCGAGGAGTCGCGGGTTCGCGTGAACAACACCTTCGACTCCATCCTCGAGACGGTCTGGGAGGACAACTTGAAGGAACTGAGTAACCGACTGTTCGAGCGATGAGCGCGAGCCCCGGCAGTTCGAACCCCGAGTACGTCACTGCCCGCGTCCGGTCGCGCCGTTCGGCGCTCTTCAGCGACGACGACTACCGGAAGCTCGTCCGCATGGGACCGGCCGAAATCGCTCGCTTCATGGAGGAGTCGGAGTACGAGCGCGAGATCAACGCGCTCGGCGCGCGTCACTCGGGGGTCGACCTCATCGAGTACGCGCTCAACCGGAACCTGGCGAAACACTTCAACGACCTGTTGGCGTGGGCGGACGGCCGCCTCTACGACCTGATCGCCCGGTATCTCCGGAAGTTCGACGCGTGGAACGTCAAGACGGTCCTGCGCGGGATCTACTCCGGCGCGGACCGCGAGAGCGTGGAGACGGACCTCATCCGCGCGGGCGAACTGGACGACCGGCTGCTCGACCGACTGCTCGACGCGGGCTCCATCGAGGAGGCCATCGACCTGCTCGACCGGACGATGTTCGCGGACCCACTCCGTGCGGCGTTCGACGACTACGAGGACAGCGGCGTGCTCGTCCCGCTGGAGAACGCAATCGACCGCGTGTTCTACGAACAGCTCCTGTCGGGGCTGGTCGTCAGCGAGGCGACCGAGACGTACCGCGAGTTCCTGCAGGCGGAGATCGACTTCCGGAACGCCCGGAACGCGCTCCGGCTGGCCCGGAGCGGCGCCGACGTCGACCCCTCGGAGTACTTCATCGAGGGCGGTCGGCTCTTCACCGCGGGGCAGTTGAACGCGCTGGCGTCGAACGTCGACGAACTCGTCGCGACGATCCGCGAGAGCACGTACGGCGACGACCTCGACGATGCGCTCGACGAGTTCGAGGCGGCGAACAGCCTCATCTCGCTCGAGCGCGCGCTCGACGCGGCACTGCTCGAATACTCGGACCGGCTCGGCTTCGTCCACCCGCTGTCGGTGGCGCCGGTCATCTCCTACATCCTCGCGAAGGAGCGCGAGGTGGACAACATCCGCGCCATCGCCCGCGGCCGCGAGGCCGGCCTGTCCGAGGAGGAGATCGAGGAGGAACTGGTGATCCTATGAGCCAGGAAATCGCCGTCATCGGCAGCCCTGACTTCACGACGGGCTTTCGACTCGCGGGCGTGCGGAAGTTCGAGAACGTACCGGACGAACAGAAGGAAGAAGAGCTCGACGACGCCGTCATGCGGACGCTCGACGACGACGACGTCGGCATCGTCGTGATGCACGACGAGGACATGGCGCATCTCTCCCGGACCGCTCGGGAGGCCGTCGAGGGCAGCATCGAACCGGTGCTGGTCACCCTCGGCGGCGGCGCCGGCAGCGGCGGCCTGCGCCAGCAGATCAAGCGAGCCATCGGTATCGACCTGATGGAGGAAGACTAACATGAGTCAGGCAGACACGACCGTCCGAGAGGACGGCATCATCGACAGCGTGAGTGGTCCGGTCGTGACCGCCGTCGATCTCGACGCCCGAATGAACGACGTCGTCTACGTGGGCGACGAAGGGCTGATGGGCGAAGTCATCGAGATCGAAGGCGATATCACGACCATTCAGGTGTACGAAGAGACCTCGGGCGTCGGTCCCGGCGAACCCGTCGAGAACACGGGCGACCCGCTGACCGTCGACCTCGGGCCGGGCCTGCTGGACACCATCTACGACGGCGTCCAGCGCCCCCTCGACGTGCTCGAGAGCAAGATGAACAGCCCGTATCTCGACCGTGGGGTCGACGCCCCCGGCATCGACTTGGAGAAGGAGTGGGAGTTCACTCCCACGGTCGAGGCGGGCGACGAGGTCGGCCGCGGCGACGTCATCGGCACCGTCCCCGAGACGGTGACCATCGAGCACAAGGTGCTCGTGCCGCCGGGCGCCCTCGAGGAAGGCGAGACGGCGGAGATCGTCGCCATCGAGGACGGCGAGTTCAACGTCGACGAGACGGTGGCCGAACTCGACAACGGCGAAGAGATCCGGATGCGCCAGGAGTGGCCGGTGCGTGAGGCACGCCCCGCCGGCGACAAGCAGACGCCGACGGAGCCGCTCCTGACCGGCCAGCGGGTGCAGGACGGCCTGTTCCCCATCGCCAAGGGCGGGACGGCGGCGATTCCGGGGCCGTTCGGTTCCGGAAAGACCGTCACCCAGCAGCAGTTGGCGAAGTGGTCCGACGCGGACATCGTCGTCTACATCGGCTGTGGCGAGCGCGGCAACGAGATGACCGAGGTCATCGAGGACTTCCCGGAACTGCCCGACCCGCAGACGGGGAACCCGCTGATGGCCCGGACGACGCTCATCGCCAACACGTCGAACATGCCCGTCGCCGCACGGGAGTCCTGCGTGTACACGGGCATCACCATCGCGGAGTACTACCGCGACATGGGGTACGACGTGGCGCTGATGGCCGACTCCACCTCGCGGTGGGCGGAGGCCATGCGCGAGATCAGTTCGCGCCTGGAGGAGATGCCCGGCGAGGAGGGGTATCCGGCCTACCTCGCCGCGCGGCTCTCCCAGTTCTACGAGCGCGCGGGCTACTTCCAGAACATCAACGGCACGGAAGGCTCCATCTCCGTGGTCGGCGCCGTCTCGCCGCCCGGTGGCGACTTCTCCGAGCCGGTCACGCAGAACACGCTCCGCATCGTGAAGTGTTTCTGGGCGCTCGACGCCGACCTGGCCGAGCGCCGGCACTTCCCTTCGATCAACTGGAACGAGTCCTACTCCCTCTACCGGGACCAGCTCGACCCGTGGTTCGAAGAGAACGTCGCGGACGACTACGCCGAGGTCCGCCAGTGGGCGATCGACACGCTCGACGAGGAGGGCGAACTCCAAGAGATCGTCCAGCTCGTCGGCAAGGACGCGCTGCCGGAGGACCAGCAGCTCACCCTCGAGATCGCGCGGTACATCCGCGAGGCGTGGCTCCAGCAGAACGCGTTCCACGACGTCGACACCTACTGCGAACCCGACAAGACGTACCTCATCCTCACGACGATCAAGACGTTCAACGACGAGGCGTTCGACGCCCTCGAAGCCGGCGTCCCCGTCGAGGAGATCACGGCCGTCGAGGCCCTGCCTCGCATCAACCGCATCGGCGTTCAGGAGGAGTACGAGGCGTACATGGACGAACTGAAAGACTCGATTACCGAGCAGATCCGGGAGCTGTACTGAGATGAAAGAGTACAAGACGATCACCGAGATCAGCGGCCCGCTGGTGTTCGCCGAGGTCGACAAACCCATCGGCTACGACGAGATGGTGGAAATCGAGACCGCCGACGGCGAGATCCGCCGGGGGCAGGTGCTCGAGTCCGAGGACGGCCTCGTCGCCATCCAGGTGTTCGAAGGCACTTCGGGCATCGACAAGAACGCGTTCGTCCGCTTCCAGGGCGAGACGCTGAAGATGAAGCTGACCGAGGACCTCCTCGGTCGCGTTCTCTCCGGGTCGGGCGAACCCATCGACGACGGGCCCGCAATCGAACCCGAGAAGCGCGAGGACATCGTCGGCGCGGCGATCAACCCCTACTCCCGCGAGTACCCCGAGGAGTTCATCCAGACCGGCGTCTCCGCCATCGACGGTATGAACACCCTCGTTCGCGGGCAGAAGCTCCCCATCTTCTCCGGCTCCGGCCTGCCGCACAACGAGCTCGCGCTCCAGATCGCACGACAGGCGAGCGTCCCCGAGGAGGAGGAAGGTGGCGAAGGCTCCGAGTTCGCCGTCATCTTCGGTGCGATGGGCATCACGGCCGAGGAGGCCAACGAGTTCATGGACGACTTCGAGCGCACCGGCGCGCTGGAACGCTCGGTCGTCTTCATGAACCTCGCGGACGACCCCGCCGTCGAGCGGACGGTCACGCCGCGGATGGCCCTGACGACCGCCGAGTATCTCGCCTTCGAGAAGGATTACCACGTGCTGGTGATCCTGACGGACATGACCAACTACTGCGAGGCGCTCCGTGAGATCGGTGCCGCCCGCGAGGAGGTGCCGGGTCGCCGTGGCTACCCCGGCTACATGTACACCGACCTGGCCCAGCTCTACGAGCGCGCCGGTCGGATTCAGGGCCGCGACGGATCGGTGACCCAGATTCCGATTCTGACGATGCCCGGCGACGACGACACGCACCCGATCCCGGACCTGACGGGCTACATCACGGAGGGGCAGATCTACGTCGACCGCGACCTCAACAGTCAGGGCGTCCAGCCCCCGGTCAACGTGCTTCCCTCCCTGTCGCGCCTGATGGACGACGGGATCGGTGAAGGGCTCACCCGTGCGGACCACGCCGACGTCTCCGACCAGATGTACGCCGCGTACGCGGAGGGTGAGGACCTGCGCGACCTGGTGAACATCGTCGGTCGCGAGGCGCTGAGCGACCGGGACAACAAGTATCTCGACTTCGCCGACGAGTTCGAACGCGAGTTCGTCGACCAGGGCTTCGACACCAACCGCGACATCGACGAGACCCTCGACATCGGCTGGGACCTCCTCTCGAACCTCCCGAAAGAGGAGCTCAACCGGATCGACGAGGAGCTCATCGCGGAGCACTACCGCGAAGACGCGGTCGAGGAAGAGGCGACCGCGGACTGATCACGGCGACTTCTTTCATCTCGGCGGAAACCCCCGCCATTTGTTGACGATCGGACAGCAATCGTTCGGCGGTCGACAGTCATTTTATCTCCCGTTCCTACGGCAGGACATGTCTGAGGGGCCGAGTTCAACGGCTGTGGGCGCGCCCGTCGTTCCCGGGGAATCCAGCGGCGAGACGACGACTGCCGCCAGCACCGACGCCGTCGACGAGGCGTTGAAGACGCGGACGATGGACGAGGCGCCGATCGGCATCACCATCGCGGACGCGACGGAGCCGGACATGCCGCTGGTGTACGCCAACGCCGCCTTCGAGCGCATCACGGGCTACCCCCCGGAGTACGCCGTCGGGCGCAACTGTCGGTTCCTGCAGGGCGAGGGGACCCGCGACGAACCGGTCGCGAAGATGCGTGCGGCCATCGAGAACGACACCTCGACGACGGTCGAACTCCGGAACTACCGCCGCGACGGCGAACTGTTCTGGAACGAGGTAACCATCGCACCGCTCCGCGACGACGACGGCGCGGTGACCTACTACGTCGGCTTCCAGCAGGAGGTGACCCGACGCAAGAAAGCGGAGCAGGCGGCGGCCCGCCGGGCGGCCCGAATCGAGCGGGAACGCGCGGCCCAGGAGCTCCTGCTCGACCGCCTCAACGGCGTCGTCGCCGAGGTGACGAGCGGGGTGGCGGAGGCCCGGTCGCGGTCGGCCCTGGAACGGCGCGTCGTCGAAGGGTTGGCGGCGACGTACGCCGGTGCGTGGATCGGGACCTACCAACCCGCCGAGGAGGCAGTCGTCCGCGGCGCCGCCGCGGGCTGGACCGGTGACGACGAGGTAGCGGGCGAGGACGCCGTCGCCGTCGACGAGTCCCGTACCGATCCGGTCGGTGTGGCCGTCACGCGGGCGGTCACCGACCGACAGGTGTGGATTCAGGCGTGTACCGACCCGACGACGCCGGCGACGGCCGTCGCCGCGGTGCCCCTCCACTACGGCGACGCGATGTACGGTGTCGCCGTGGTGTTCGCCGAGAACAACAGCGAGTTCGACGACCACGAGCGTGCGGTCCTTCGGTCTCTGGGGCGAACCGTCGCCACGGGCATCAACACGCTGGAGAGCCAGCGGACGCTCCGAAGCGAGGAGACCATCGAACTGCAGTTCACCGTCATGCAGCATCCGCTGGTCGACGTGGCCGGCGCCCTCGACTGTCGGCTGGCGTACCGGGGGAACGTCGCCGACCGCGACCGGTCGACGAGCCTCTTCGAACTGTCGGACGCGACGGCCGAGGCGGTCCGGGCGGCGGCCGACGGCACGGCCGTCACGGTCCACGCCGTCCTCTTCGAGGGCGAGACGGGCTGTCTCGTCGAACTGTCGATCGTGGACGACAGCCTCCGTGGGCTGCTCGCGGACCACGGTGCCGAACTGCGAGACATACGCGTCGACAGCAGCGTCGCACGGTTCACCGTCGAGGTGGCCCGGGAGTCGCTGGCGCGGTCGCTGGCGGACGCCGTGCTGGAGCGATACGAGGGTGGTGATCTGGCCAGCTACCGACACACCGAGCGACGCGAAGAGACGCGCCAGGAGTTCGTCGCCCGCCTTCGCGACGAACTGACCGACCGGCAGTACGCGGCCCTGATGCGGGCGTACACCGGCGGTTTCTTCGAGTGGCCCCACGAGGCGACGGGCGACGACCTCGCCGAGGCGATGGGCGTCTGTCGGTCGACGTTCCACGAGCACCTGCGCGCGGCCCAGCGGAAGCTCATCGGGGCGATTCTGGACCGGTAGCCCAACTAGTTGGGGACGCTGCTTAGGCCAATCGACCGTCAAATATTGCCTGCATCATGCCACAACCTGGTAGCGAGGGGATTTGGCTCTGGATCGGCACGCTCGGCATGTTCCTGGGGATGTTGTACTTCATCGCCAGGGGCTGGGGCGAAACGAACGAACGGCGACAGGAGTTCTACATCGTCACCATATTCATCACCGCCATCGCGTTCGTGAACTATCTCGCGATGGCGCTCGGCTTCGGGTTGACGATGGTGACGGTCGGTGGCGAGGAGCTACCGATCTACTGGGCGCGGTACACGGACTGGTTTTTCACCACACCGCTGCTGTTGATCGACCTCGGCCTGCTGGCCGGGGCGAGCCGGAACGAGCTATCGTCGCTCGTCAGCCTGGACATGCTGATGATCGGGACGGGCGTCGTGGCGACGCTCTCGGCCGGTCCCGGCGTGCTCACCGAGGGCGCGCGGCGGCTGGTCTGGTGGGGCGTCTCGACGGGCTTCCTGCTCGTCCTGCTGTACATGCTGTACGGCTCGCTCGACGAGAAGGCCAGTCGGCTCTCGGGTGACGCGGCGTCGACGTTCAGCACCCTGCGGACGCTGATCGTGGTCGTCTGGCTCGTCTACCCCGTGTGGTGGATCGTCGGCACCGAGGGGCTCGGGGTCATCTCGCTGTACATCGAGACGGCCGGCTTCATGGTGCTCGACCTGGTCGCGAAGGTCGGCTTCGGTATCATCCTGCTGTCGAGCCGCGAAGTGCTCGACGCCGCGGGATCGACGTCGCCGGCGGCCGAACCGGCCGACGACTGAGGTAGGGGGTCTCGTTGCCGTCCGGCGACGCTCGCCGGGTCGATCCGGCGAGGGTCCCCGGCGACTTCCGATACTCCCTGCGAGACGGGGCGTCCGAACGGCGCACCGACGCCGGACGGGAGGCCGAAATTCCCGTCCGTGATAGCGCGATCCGAGAATCTTTAGGGGACAACGGCGAACGGCTGTACGATCACACGGCGGCGGCACGACGAAGATACCCATGACTGGACCAACGTACCTGCAGTTTCACCTGGCGTTCCTGCTCCCGGCCGCGATGCTCATGGTCGCGACGGCGTTCGTGAGTCGGGCGCAGATGAGTGCTGCCGTCCGCCCGCTCGGCGTCGGGCGCACGTACTGGACGGGCGTCGCCATCATCACCGTCATCGCCTTGGTGTACACGACGCCGTGGGACAACTACCTCATCGCGACCGGCGTCTGGTGGTACGGCGACGGGAGCACGCTCGTCACGCTCTGGCACGCGCCGCTCGAGGAGTACCTCTTCATCCTCGTACAGCCGTGGCTGACGGCACTCTGGCTCTCGCATCTCTCGCTGCCGACCGAGTGGCCGTCGGTCACGCGGCCGATCCGAACGCGGGTCGTCGCGACCGCTCTCGCCGGCGTCCTCTTCGTCGTCGGCTGGACGCTGCTCGGCAGCGACGCCACGTTCTACCTCGGGGCGATCACCGCCTGGGCCGCACCGGTGCTGGCGCTCCAGTGGGCGGTCGGGGCGCCACAGCTCTGGGCGCGGCGACGGCTCGTCGCGCTCGGCACGCTCGTTCCCACGACGTATCTCTGCGTCGCCGACCGCATCGCCATCGAGTACGGCATCTGGGTCCTCTCG
This window of the Haloplanus rubicundus genome carries:
- a CDS encoding ATP synthase subunit B, giving the protein MKEYKTITEISGPLVFAEVDKPIGYDEMVEIETADGEIRRGQVLESEDGLVAIQVFEGTSGIDKNAFVRFQGETLKMKLTEDLLGRVLSGSGEPIDDGPAIEPEKREDIVGAAINPYSREYPEEFIQTGVSAIDGMNTLVRGQKLPIFSGSGLPHNELALQIARQASVPEEEEGGEGSEFAVIFGAMGITAEEANEFMDDFERTGALERSVVFMNLADDPAVERTVTPRMALTTAEYLAFEKDYHVLVILTDMTNYCEALREIGAAREEVPGRRGYPGYMYTDLAQLYERAGRIQGRDGSVTQIPILTMPGDDDTHPIPDLTGYITEGQIYVDRDLNSQGVQPPVNVLPSLSRLMDDGIGEGLTRADHADVSDQMYAAYAEGEDLRDLVNIVGREALSDRDNKYLDFADEFEREFVDQGFDTNRDIDETLDIGWDLLSNLPKEELNRIDEELIAEHYREDAVEEEATAD
- a CDS encoding bacterio-opsin activator domain-containing protein, whose amino-acid sequence is MSEGPSSTAVGAPVVPGESSGETTTAASTDAVDEALKTRTMDEAPIGITIADATEPDMPLVYANAAFERITGYPPEYAVGRNCRFLQGEGTRDEPVAKMRAAIENDTSTTVELRNYRRDGELFWNEVTIAPLRDDDGAVTYYVGFQQEVTRRKKAEQAAARRAARIERERAAQELLLDRLNGVVAEVTSGVAEARSRSALERRVVEGLAATYAGAWIGTYQPAEEAVVRGAAAGWTGDDEVAGEDAVAVDESRTDPVGVAVTRAVTDRQVWIQACTDPTTPATAVAAVPLHYGDAMYGVAVVFAENNSEFDDHERAVLRSLGRTVATGINTLESQRTLRSEETIELQFTVMQHPLVDVAGALDCRLAYRGNVADRDRSTSLFELSDATAEAVRAAADGTAVTVHAVLFEGETGCLVELSIVDDSLRGLLADHGAELRDIRVDSSVARFTVEVARESLARSLADAVLERYEGGDLASYRHTERREETRQEFVARLRDELTDRQYAALMRAYTGGFFEWPHEATGDDLAEAMGVCRSTFHEHLRAAQRKLIGAILDR
- a CDS encoding bacteriorhodopsin, which translates into the protein MPQPGSEGIWLWIGTLGMFLGMLYFIARGWGETNERRQEFYIVTIFITAIAFVNYLAMALGFGLTMVTVGGEELPIYWARYTDWFFTTPLLLIDLGLLAGASRNELSSLVSLDMLMIGTGVVATLSAGPGVLTEGARRLVWWGVSTGFLLVLLYMLYGSLDEKASRLSGDAASTFSTLRTLIVVVWLVYPVWWIVGTEGLGVISLYIETAGFMVLDLVAKVGFGIILLSSREVLDAAGSTSPAAEPADD
- a CDS encoding lycopene cyclase domain-containing protein; the protein is MTGPTYLQFHLAFLLPAAMLMVATAFVSRAQMSAAVRPLGVGRTYWTGVAIITVIALVYTTPWDNYLIATGVWWYGDGSTLVTLWHAPLEEYLFILVQPWLTALWLSHLSLPTEWPSVTRPIRTRVVATALAGVLFVVGWTLLGSDATFYLGAITAWAAPVLALQWAVGAPQLWARRRLVALGTLVPTTYLCVADRIAIEYGIWVLSERYTTGLTVAGLPVEEATFFLVTNLFVVQGLILYRWVLDWWAADDRDVSEPRVPAGIDPETDST